A stretch of DNA from Brevibacillus ruminantium:
AAGAACAGACTCTGGAAGTCTTGCTGAAGACTTGCGACGAATAACGGTGTCCATCCGCTGCTTTCTACTGTTGTTTCAAAAGCAGAGCTCCAAGGCGGCTTCAAAGGGAGGTGATGGCAGCCCTCCCAGCATACGGGCCTGCTCTCTGGGCATCAGCGCTCTCTTTTACTCTTCCTCATCCAAGCTGTATGTGATAAATTTTTTGTCCAAATCAGGAATGACTCAGATTATAAAAAGAACTTCGCCACTTGTCAATAAAGGGATGCAGGAAAAATCTGTGTCCGGGTGTTTTGACTCAGCGGCTTTATTGATCGAAATGGCTGACCGCTGTAAAGAACGCCATGCTTTTGCCTAGGTTTCTTTCCAGTTTTTGTACCATTCCCGTACCAGCGGGGAAACCGATTCATCAAAATGCTCTTTGACCATTTTGACAAAACTGTTGTATTGGGCCTCGACCAAATCCCGCTTGCCCATAAGCTCGTATAATTTCATCAGCTCCAGATAGGTTTCTTCCCCTTCGGGATGAAGCTTTTGCATCTGATGATAGACATTCGAGGCCTTCGTAAAATCTTTGACCGAAACCAGATGCTGCGCAACCTCATTGGCCTGATAATACCAAAGAGAGCGCAGACGCTGCCGTTCGTTTTCAGCCCAGCCATAATCGCAATCCTCCAGATAATGCCCCCTATACAGCTCCAGAAGCTCCAGATGCTTTTTGATGGATTCATCCGTGACCTCCCCCGCCTCACGCAGCCCGGTTTCCCACACATCAACATCGGCTTTCATGTTGATCAACTCCAGCATGTAGCCGTCTTCCAGGCTCTTGATTTGAATGCCGCTCCTCAGTAGATCCAGTGTTTTGCGAATTTGGTAAATCGTTGTATACAGCTGTGAAAAAGCTTTTTTCCATTCCACATCCGCCCAGAAAAGGTCGAGCAACGCCTCTTTTCGCACAAGCTGCTCCCGGCGGTAAAGCAGATAGGAGAACAGCTCCTGCGCCTTGGCCGTACGCCAGCGAATTTTCTCCGGTCCCTGCCCGGCCAACTCGATCTGGAGCGACTGAAGGCAGCGGATCATCCCTGTTTGGATAGCCTGCTGTTCAATCACTCCGTTTTTTCTTTCTCGTAAACGCTGGATTGTTTTGGCCAATCTTTCGCTTTGGACAGGCTTCAGGACGTAATCAATCGCATTTAATTCAAACGCCTTCACAGCGTATTCATCATAACCCGTGACAAAGACGAAATCGGTTTCAGGAAGCTCGTGCGAGACGATTTCAGCCAGCTCCATCCCGTTGATCTGCGGCATCTCTATGTCCAGAAAAACGACATCCGGTGACAACGCCTTTACTTGTTTCAGGGCTTCAAAAGGATTCTGAAACTGTCCGACCACTTCCATACCCTCACAACGGCTTAGCAAACTGTCTAACAGATGTATTGACAGGCGTTCGTCATCTACGATAACCGCTTTCAGGTTAAACACCCCCGACGTCTTGTCCTTCGCTATTTGTCTATTGTACCTCAGGACCTGTCAGACGGCTTATATCTTTCCCAATCTTTACACTTTGGCTCAAAAGCGCGAAGGGGAGGTTTGCGCTCTTCATGTTTTACACAGACTTTCCAAGAACAGCCGATCCTATGGCATAATGGAAGTAGAAATACGGACAACAACGAAACTGTCAAAAAGCGAGGATTTCCGATGCATAACGATATGGGAGTCATCGACCTTGGCTCCAACACAGCGCGGCTGGTTATCTACCAGCAGGATGCGCAAGGACTCGTATACGAATTGGATAATATCAAGCGAGGGCTGCGGCTGAGCAGTCATCTGCAGGACGGACGGCTGGACCCGGCCGGGTGGGAAAAAACCATGGCGTGCATGCGTCAGTTCCGCGATATTCTGGCAGCCCATCAGGTATCGAAGGTGATCGGCGTAGCCACCGCAGCGGTCAGACAAGCAGAAAACGGCGGCGAGCTGATCAAGTCCATCGAAGCAGAGACGGGCATTACCATGCGCGTATTGAGCGGCGAGGAAGAAGCCAGGTACGGCTATCTGGCTGTCATGCACACGATGAATCTGTCAGAAGGCATTACGGTAGATATTGGCGGAGGCAGCACCGAGCTTACCTACTTTGCTGATCGGAAATTGCAGCATTGCGTCAGCTTTCCCTTTGGCATCGTCACACTGACACGCCTCTTTCTCCATCAGGACCCGCCCGCACCCGGAGAAGTCACGTCCTTGCGGGATTTTCTGATCACGCAGTTTCAGACCTGCGACTGGCTTCGGGACAAAGCCTGCCCGGTTATCGCGATCGGCGGTACGGCGCGAAATCTGGCCAAGATGCATCAACGCAGCACGGGGTACTCTCTGGGCAGCCTGCATCATTATCAGCTGTCCGCAGATACCGTCCAAAACATCCTGGCTGCCACCCTCTCTCTGCCGTTGGAGGAGCGAAAACAACTGCCCGGTCTTTCCAAGGACAGAGCAGACGTCATCTTATCCGGGCTTTCGGTCTTTGACACCTTGCTTACCCTCTCCGGCGGCAAAGAACTGATTGTCAGCAATAAAGGCCTGAGAGACGGTGTTCTCTATGAGGCGGTATGGGGCCCTGCGCTTCCTCCCGATGCGACCGCTGTCAGGAAGCGCAGCATCGAACAGTTCATGCAGCGCTACAGGATCGACAAAAAGCATGCCGAGCATGTGCGAGACCTGGCTCTCTCCCTATTTGACCAGCTTGTGGACGGTGGCATTCTGCCGTATTCCGATGCCGAGCGGGATTTTCTGGAGGCAGCCGCTCTCCTGCATGATGCCGGACGCTCCATCAACGTCTATGAAGTCTCTGAGCATACCTTTTACCTGCTCTCCAATGTTTTATTATGGGGATACACACATCGTCAGCGGCTTCTCATCGCGATGATCGCCTCCTACAAAAACAATAAGCTGCTGCTACAGCAGGTCGCCACTCACGCTGATATCCTCAGCAAATCGGACAAGGGCACTGCTGAAAAGCTGGGCATGCTCGTCCAGCTTGCCCGCTCACTGGATCGTACGATGATGCAGCAAATCAAACAAGTCCAGCTCGAGATTGGAGAGAAGGAGACCCTCCTGCACTGCTATGGAACCAAGCCCTCTCTGATTGAGTACGATCTGTTGGAGGAGACGGTGCAAAAAGCGGCAAAGGCATGGAAAAAACCGGTCAGGGTGTTCGTCCACAGCAGCTTAACACACTCTTAACAGAAGATTGCTATACTGGAATCGTTTTCATCATTATCTCTGGAGAAAAAGGTTGATCCACATGGAGCATTTTGACAATCCAAACTACTACATAAACCGCGAGTTAAGCTGGGTGGCATTTAATGAACGGGTGCTGGGCGAAGCGTCCAATCCGGATTATCCGATATTGGAACGTCTGAAGTTTATCGCGATTGCCAGCAGTAATTTTGACGAGTTTTTCATGGTGCGCGTAGCCGGACTGAAGGATCAGGTGAAAGCTGGCTTCAGCAAGCCGGATAACAAATCAGGGATGACCCCGACCCAGCAGCTTGCCGCGATCTGGGAGCGAACGCATACCGTCATGCAGCGGCTGTTCGATGTGTTGAAACACGAGATCATGCCTGAG
This window harbors:
- a CDS encoding response regulator, encoding MFNLKAVIVDDERLSIHLLDSLLSRCEGMEVVGQFQNPFEALKQVKALSPDVVFLDIEMPQINGMELAEIVSHELPETDFVFVTGYDEYAVKAFELNAIDYVLKPVQSERLAKTIQRLRERKNGVIEQQAIQTGMIRCLQSLQIELAGQGPEKIRWRTAKAQELFSYLLYRREQLVRKEALLDLFWADVEWKKAFSQLYTTIYQIRKTLDLLRSGIQIKSLEDGYMLELINMKADVDVWETGLREAGEVTDESIKKHLELLELYRGHYLEDCDYGWAENERQRLRSLWYYQANEVAQHLVSVKDFTKASNVYHQMQKLHPEGEETYLELMKLYELMGKRDLVEAQYNSFVKMVKEHFDESVSPLVREWYKNWKET
- a CDS encoding Ppx/GppA phosphatase family protein; this translates as MHNDMGVIDLGSNTARLVIYQQDAQGLVYELDNIKRGLRLSSHLQDGRLDPAGWEKTMACMRQFRDILAAHQVSKVIGVATAAVRQAENGGELIKSIEAETGITMRVLSGEEEARYGYLAVMHTMNLSEGITVDIGGGSTELTYFADRKLQHCVSFPFGIVTLTRLFLHQDPPAPGEVTSLRDFLITQFQTCDWLRDKACPVIAIGGTARNLAKMHQRSTGYSLGSLHHYQLSADTVQNILAATLSLPLEERKQLPGLSKDRADVILSGLSVFDTLLTLSGGKELIVSNKGLRDGVLYEAVWGPALPPDATAVRKRSIEQFMQRYRIDKKHAEHVRDLALSLFDQLVDGGILPYSDAERDFLEAAALLHDAGRSINVYEVSEHTFYLLSNVLLWGYTHRQRLLIAMIASYKNNKLLLQQVATHADILSKSDKGTAEKLGMLVQLARSLDRTMMQQIKQVQLEIGEKETLLHCYGTKPSLIEYDLLEETVQKAAKAWKKPVRVFVHSSLTHS